A stretch of DNA from Candidatus Nomurabacteria bacterium:
GATCGATATCTTCGATACTCTTTGTTAAGTGCTCGTTTTCTTCGTCGCTAGCAGGAGATAGAGTGTCCTCTTTAATCTGCTCACTGAGGTCAAAAGCATCAGCAGACTTACCTGCTAGAATTTGGTACTGTTGCATTAGAATTCCGCAAGCTGACTCAAAGGCTGTTTCAGCAGACACACTTCCGTCTGTATCGATAACAATACTGACTTCATCTAGATCAGTATTTTGACCTTCACGAGTGTCGCGAACTGTGTATCTAACACGAGAAACTGGGCTAAAGACAGTATCTAAAGGAATCATGTTTGCAGGTAGATTTTTTTGTTCAGAAGCTCTAATGTAGTCAGCTCCCTGTTCAACTTGTAGCTCTAGAGAAATTGTAGATTTGCTGTCAGTTAGATTACAGATAACTAATTCTGGATTTACAATCTCGACTCCGGCAACCTTGGCAAAGTCAGCAGCAGAAACTTCTCCCTTACCTTTTTTATTAAGAGCTAGAATTATTGGCTCATCAGATGTTACTGCTACACGTAGTTGCTTTAGAGCAAGAGTAATCTCAACGACATCTTCTAGTACTCCATCGATAGTACTAAACTCGTTACTAACTCCTTCGATTCTAAATCCTGTTGCACCAGCGCCAGGAATTGATGAAAGAAGAACTCTTCTGATGCTATTAGCTAAAGTTCTACCGTATCCACCTTGCAAAGGAGCAATAGTAATAGTTGATGAATTTTTGTTTTCTGATTTAATGCTTTTTACTGCTGGAATGATTAATTTGCTCATATATTATTTTTTAACTTCCTTTTGCTATCTGCTCTTTTTCTTAATCTTAACTTGACCTTAAACTTAACGTGAGTAGAACTCCACCACTGCCTGCTCGTTAAAGTCTTCGGTTACGTCATCTCTCGATGGCATTGCTAAGACCGAGATCTTCAGCCCCTTAGCATCTACTTTGAGCCACTTTGGTGGAGAGCCCGCAGTAGGATTGTTGAGGAGTTCTTTGAAATAAGAGTTAGATTTGGCTTTAGTTGATACTTCTAATACTTGTCCTTCTTTTAGTCTGATTGATGGGATATCTACTTTTTTTCCATCTAATAAAAAGTGTCCGTGGTTCACTAATTGTCGAGCAGATCGGCGAGAGTTAGCAAACCCAGCTCGATACACTATGTTGTCAGCTCGGAGCTCTAAAAGCTTTAAAATTGATTCACCAGTTTGTCCTTTTGATTTTTGAGCTTCAGTAATTATATTTCTAAAT
This window harbors:
- a CDS encoding DNA-directed RNA polymerase subunit alpha encodes the protein MSKLIIPAVKSIKSENKNSSTITIAPLQGGYGRTLANSIRRVLLSSIPGAGATGFRIEGVSNEFSTIDGVLEDVVEITLALKQLRVAVTSDEPIILALNKKGKGEVSAADFAKVAGVEIVNPELVICNLTDSKSTISLELQVEQGADYIRASEQKNLPANMIPLDTVFSPVSRVRYTVRDTREGQNTDLDEVSIVIDTDGSVSAETAFESACGILMQQYQILAGKSADAFDLSEQIKEDTLSPASDEENEHLTKSIEDIDLKARTMKALQDAGVQTVADLLQYSDSDLLALSGFGKGALDEVKEVLSGLGF
- the rpsD gene encoding 30S ribosomal protein S4, translating into MARDNTPVGKQSRREGVALHPKAHKLLVKKPYVPGQHGRNSRARLSEYGTQLREKQKIRRTYGLLEKQFRNIITEAQKSKGQTGESILKLLELRADNIVYRAGFANSRRSARQLVNHGHFLLDGKKVDIPSIRLKEGQVLEVSTKAKSNSYFKELLNNPTAGSPPKWLKVDAKGLKISVLAMPSRDDVTEDFNEQAVVEFYSR